A single Nycticebus coucang isolate mNycCou1 chromosome 16, mNycCou1.pri, whole genome shotgun sequence DNA region contains:
- the POFUT2 gene encoding GDP-fucose protein O-fucosyltransferase 2 — translation MAALGVVYVLLWAVNWPPISASREEFWPGQSAADILSGAASRRRYLLYDVNPPEGFNLRRDVYIRIASLLKTLLKTEEWVLVLPPWGRLYHWQSPDIHQVRIPWSEFFDLPSLNQNIPVIEYEQFIAESGGPFIDQVYVLQSYAEGWKEGTWEEKVDARPCIDQLLYSQDKHEYYRGWFWGYEETRGLNVSCLSVQGSASVIAPVLLRNTSARSVMLDRAENLLHDHYGGKEYWDSRRSMVFARHLRAVGDEFRSRYLNSTDHADKIPFEEDWTKMKVKLGSSLGGPYLGVHLRRKDFIWGHREDVPSLEGAVRKIRSLMKTHQLDTVFVATDAIRKEYEELKKLLPEMVRFEPTWEELELYKDGGVAIIDQWICSHARFFIGTSVSTFSFRIHEEREILGFDPKTTYNRFCGDQEKACEQPTHWKIAY, via the exons ATGGCGGCGCTCGGCGTCGTGTACGTGCTGCTCTGGGCAGTGAACTGGCCGCCCATTTCGGCCTCGAGAGAGGAGTTTTGGCCTGGCCAGTCAGCGGCCGATATCCTGTCGGGGGCAGCGTCCCGCAGACG GTATCTTCTGTATGATGTGAACCCCCCGGAAGGCTTCAACCTCCGCAGGGATGTCTACATTCGCATCGCCTCCCTTCTGAAGACTCTTCTAAAGACAGAGGAGTGGGTGCTTGTCCTGCCCCCGTGGGGGCGCCTGTATCACTGGCAGAGTCCTGACATCCATCAGGTCCGGATTCCCTGGTCCGAGTTTTTTGATCTTCCAAGTCTCAATCAAAACATCCCTGTCATTGAGTATGAGCAGTTCATTGCAG AGTCTGGAGGGCCCTTCATTGACCAGGTCTACGTCCTGCAGAGTTACGCTGAGGGGTGGAAGGAGGGCACCTGGGAGGAGAAGGTGGACGCTCGGCCATGCATCGATCAGCTCCTGTACTCGCAAGACAAGCACGAGTATTACAG AGGATGGTTTTGGGGTTATGAAGAAACCAGGGGGTTAAACGTTTCCTGTCTGTCTGTCCAAGGATCGGCCTCCGTCATTGCACCTGTGCTTCTGAGAAACACTTCCGCTCG gTCTGTGATGTTAGACAGAGCCGAAAACCTACTGCATGACCACTACGGAGGAAAAGAGTACTGGGAC AGCCGGCGGAGCATGGTGTTTGCCAGGCACCTGCGGGCGGTGGGAGATGAGTTCAGGAGCAGGTATCTGAACTCCACAGACCACGCGGACAAGATCCCCTTTGAGGAGGACTGGACAAAGATGAAG GTCAAGCTGGGCTCTTCACTCGGGGGGCCCTACCTTGGTGTCCACCTGAGAAGGAAAGATTTTATCTGGGGCCACAGAGAGGACGTGCCCAGTCTGGAGGGGGCCGTGAGGAAGATCCGTAGCCTGATGAAGACTCACCAGCTGGACACAGTGTTTGTGGCCACAGATGCCATCAGAAAGG AATATGAAGAGTTAAAAAAACTGTTACCTGAAATggtgaggtttgaacccacttgGGAAGAACTAGAACTCTACAAAGATGGCGGCGTAGCGATTATTGACCAGTGGATCTGCTCACACGCCAG GTTTTTTATTGGCACCTCAgtctcaacattttcttttcgGATTCATGAGGAGAGAGAAATCTTGGGGTTTGACCCCAAGACAACGTACAACAGATTTTGTGGCGACCAGGAGAAAGCATGTGAGCAGCCTACGCATTGGAAGATTGCGTACTGA